A genomic window from Lycium barbarum isolate Lr01 chromosome 4, ASM1917538v2, whole genome shotgun sequence includes:
- the LOC132636446 gene encoding sodium/calcium exchanger NCL-like encodes MSVKTFLPFFIILIFSGAVYGRFISDSSSSLISDGVHSGIGRDSEVLRLDRSYAGAEESCEQSYGFLPCTKTALGNVFLILVYGYLMFLAATYLSSGSELLLEILGPGLIGGLFLPVLGALPDAMLILVSGISGSTAAAQSQVSVGMGLLAGSTVMLITVIWGTCCIVGKCDIQNSVAVDMKDTKGFSLTGSGVSTDIWTSHAAMIMAVSVTPFLVVQLPQLLHSTSGRHLAVLMALIISLTLLVSYCVYQVFQPWIQSRRLAYIKHKHVISGVLKRLRMRALGRLCTDQGAPNVEVLEKLFEAIDENDDGYLSRGELKALVVGMRLEEINLNECDAVEKLMKDFDTSHDQRVELSEFIAGVSKWLNEARGSKVPSPEAGPDTMKYLGDLHEETRREHYFLGDQSDENVEAVENPRSITIKAVLLLLLGTVIAAVFADPLVDAVNNFSSATSIPSFFISFIVLPLATNSSEAVSAIIFASRKKLRSASLTFSELYGAVTMNNLLCLSVFLALVYIRGLTWDFSSEVLVILIVCVVMGVFASVRRTFPLWTSFLAFLLYPFSLVLVYVLDYKFGWS; translated from the exons ATGTCTGTAAAAACTTTTCTCCCTTTCTTTATCATCCTGATCTTCTCTGGTGCTGTTTACGGCCGCTTTATTAGCGACTCGTCCAGTAGTCTAATATCTGATGGAGTTCACAGCG GGATCGGTCGGGACTCAGAAGTTCTCCGGCTGGACCGGAGTTATGCTGGCGCCGAGGAGAGTTGTGAACAGAGTTATGGATTTCTGCCTTGCACTAAAACTGCTCTCGGAAATGTTTTTCTCATTTTAGTCTATGGTTACCTTATGTTCCTTGCTGCTACCTATCTGTCTTCTGGTAGTGAACTGCTGCTGGAGATTTTAGGGCCAGGTCTTATCGGTGGACTATTCCTTCCTGTGCTTGGTGCTCTTCCTGATGCTATGCTCATTCTCG TATCGGGGATATCTGGAAGTACTGCAGCTGCTCAGAGCCAGGTCTCCGTCGGAATGGGCTTATTAGCCGGGTCAACTGTTATGCTTATTACTGTTATTTGGGGTACCTGTTGCATTGTTGGCAAGTGTGACATACAAAATTCTGTTGCTGTAGACATGAAAGACACTAAAGGATTCAGCTTGACTG GTTCTGGTGTTAGTACTGACATCTGGACAAGCCATGCTGCAATGATAATGGCCGTGTCTGTAACTCCATTTCTTGTTGTCCAATTGCCACAGCTCCTCCATTCAACTTCAGGAAGACATTTAGCTGTCTTGATGGCTCTTATCATTTCACTTACACTGCTTGTTTCTTATTGCGTCTATCAG GTCTTTCAGCCTTGGATACAAAGTAGACGACTGGCTTATATAAAACATAAGCATGTTATATCAGGAGTTCTGAAACGTTTAAGAATGCGAGCATTGGGGAGGCTTTGCACGGACCAGGGAGCACCAAATGTAGAAGTTCTAGAAAA ACTATTCGAGGCAattgatgaaaatgatgatggaTATCTTTCCCGCGGTGAATTAAAAGCTCTGGTAGTAGGAATGCGTCTTGAAGAGATAAATTTAAATGAGTGTGATGCTGTAGAAAAGCTGATGAAAGACTTCGATACTTCTCATGATCAACGAGTTGAACTGTCTGAATTCATTGCCGGAGTTTCAAAGTGGCTTAATGAGGCCAGAGGTTCCAAGGTTCCTTCTCCTGAAGCTGGTCCTGATACAATGAAGTACCTCGGTGATTTGCATGAG GAAACAAGGAGAGAACACTATTTCTTAGGGGATCAAAGTGACGAAAATGTTGAGGCTGTTGAGAATCCCAGATCAATTACAATTAAGGCAGTTCTATTGCTGTTGCTGGGCACTGTCATTGCTGCTGTGTTTGCTGATCCCCTGGTGGATGCTGTCAATAATTTCTCAAGTGCCACAAGCATTCCGTCTTTCTTCATCTCATTCATTGTGTTGCCATTGGCAACCAACTCCAGTGAGGCAGTGTCGGCTATTATCTTTGCTAGCCGGAAAAAGTTGAGATCTGCATCATTAACATTTTCTGAG TTATATGGAGCAGTGACTATGAACAATCTCCTTTGTCTATCCGTCTTCCTTGCTCTCGTCTACATCAGAGGATTGACATGGGATTTCTCGTCTGAAGTACTGGTTATTCTAATTGTTTGTGTTGTCATGGGGGTCTTTGCAAGCGTCCGTAGAACATTTCCCCTGTGGACTTCTTTTCTAGCTTTTCTACTTTATCCCTTCTCTCTTGTACTTGTATACGTTCTCGACTACAAATTCGGTTGGTCTTAG
- the LOC132636447 gene encoding LOW QUALITY PROTEIN: homogentisate 1,2-dioxygenase (The sequence of the model RefSeq protein was modified relative to this genomic sequence to represent the inferred CDS: inserted 1 base in 1 codon), with the protein MECKDSSKTSNIPSNLDYKTGFGNHFSSEAIAGALPQGQNSPLICPFGLYAEQISGTSFTSPRKLNQRSWLYRIKPSVTHEPFRPRIPRHEKLVSEFNQSNSSATPTQLRWKPVEIPETPTDFVDGLYTICGAGSSYLRHGFAIHMYTANKSMENSAFCNADGDFLIVPQKGRLWITTECGRLQVCLGEIVILPQGFRFAVDLPDGPSRGYVAEIFGTHLQLPDLGPIGANGLAAPRDFLVPVAWYEDGSRPGYTIVQKYGGELFTAKQDFSPFNVVAWHGNYVPYKYDLNKFCPYNTVLMDHSDPSINTVLTAPTDKPGVALLDFVIFPPRWLVAEHTFRPPYYHRNCMSEFMGLIYGGYEAKADGFLPGGASLHSCMTPHGPDTKTYEATIALGNEAGPHKIANTMAFMFESCLIPRVCPWALESPFMDHDYYQCWIGLKSHFSGLSVNEDNHDLQNGXTYRKVKCSSFRLASVVPPKVT; encoded by the exons ATGGAGTGCAAAGATAGCagcaaaacttctaatattcctTCTAATTTGGACTACAAAACAGgatttggaaatcatttttcatcTGAAGCTATAGCTGGTGCTTTACCCCAAGGTCAAAATAGTCCACTTATTTGCCCTTTTGGTCTTTATGCTGAACAGATCTCTGGCACTTCTTTTACTTCACCTCGCAAACTTAACCAACGCAG TTGGTTATATCGTATTAAGCCATCGGTTACGCACGAACCATTTAGACCAAGAATACCAAGACATGAAAAGCTTGTGAGTGAATTCAACCAATCAAACAGTTCTGCTACACCAACTCAACTACGGTGGAAGCCTGTGGAGATCCCAGAAACACCGACTGATTTTGTCGACGGTTTGTACACTATATGCGGGGCTGGCAGCTCATATCTCCGACATGGTTTTGCTATTCACAT GTATACTGCCAACAAATCAATGGAGAACTCTGCCTTCTGTAATGCTGATGGTGACTTTCTGATTGTTCCTCAAAAAGGAA GGTTGTGGATTACAACTGAATGCGGAAGATTGCAAGTTTGTCTTGGTGAAATAGTGATTTTGCCTCAAGGATTTCGGTTTGCTGTTGACCTTCCGGACGGACCTTCACGTGGTTATGTTGCTGAAATTTTCGGAACTCATCTTCAACTTCCTGATCTGGGGCCAATAG GCGCAAATGGCCTGGCTGCTCCGAGGGATTTTCTTGTTCCTGTTGCCTGGTATGAAGATGGGTCCCGTCCAGGTTACACTATTGTGCAGAAGTATGGAGGTGAACTCTTCACTGCGAAGCAGGACTTCTCTCCTTTTAATGTGGTCGCTTGGCATGGCAATTATGTTCCTTATAAG TATGATTTAAACAAGTTCTGCCCTTACAATACTGTGTTGATGGACCACAGTGATCCTTCAATAAACACAG TTTTGACAGCACCGACGGATAAACCTGGTGTGGCGTTGCTCGACTTTGTCATTTTTCCTCCCCGTTGGTTGGTTGCGGAACACACTTTTCGTCCTCCATATTATCATCGCAATTGTATGAGCGAATTTATGGGTCTAATCTATGGGGGATACGAG GCAAAAGCTGATGGATTTCTCCCTGGCGGGGCGAGCCTTCATAGCTGCATGACTCCTCATGGTCCTGATACCAAAACATATGAG GCTACCATTGCACTTGGAAATGAAGCGGGTCCACATAAAATAGCTAATACCATGGCTTTTATGTTCGAGTCTTGCTTAATACCCCGAGTATGTCCATGGGCACTTGAATCTCCATTTATGGATCACGACTATTACCAGTGTTGGATCGGTTTGAAGTCTCACTTCTCAGGACTATCTGTGAATGAAGACAACCACGATTTGCAGAATG AAACCTATAGAAAGGTGAAATGCTCATCGTTCAGGCTAGCTTCTGTAGTTCCTCCTAAAGTGACTTAG